One window from the genome of Ailuropoda melanoleuca isolate Jingjing chromosome 5, ASM200744v2, whole genome shotgun sequence encodes:
- the PARP16 gene encoding protein mono-ADP-ribosyltransferase PARP16 isoform X1: protein MPPAGWAAVREAAGRDVLAADLRCSLFASALQSYKRDSVLRPFPASYARHDCKDFEALLADASKLPNLKELLQSSGDKDIRARDLVSWILSSKVLTIHSAGKSEFEKIQKLTGAPHTPVPVPDFLFEIEYSNSANAKFYETKGERDLIYAFHGSRLENFHSIIHNGLHCHLNKTSLFGEGTYLTSDLSLALIYSPHGLGWQRSLLGPLLSCVAVCEVINHPDVKCQMKKKDSKEIDRRRARIKHSEGGDVPPKYFVVTNNQLLRVKYLLVYSQKQPSRASSQLSWFSSHWFTVMISLYLLLLLIVSAINSSAFQHFWNRAKR, encoded by the exons ATGCCGCCGGCAGGCTGGGCGGCCGTCAGGGAGGCGGCGGGCCGCGACGTCTTGGCCGCCGACCTCCGGTGCAGCCTCTTCGCCTCGGCGCTGCAGAGCTACAAGCGCGACTCGGTGCTGCGGCCCTTCCCCGCGTCCTATGCCCGCCACGACTGCAAGGACTTTGAGGCCCTG CTTGCAGATGCCAGCAAGTTACCCAACCTGAAAGAACTTCTCCAGTCCTCTGGAGACAAAGACATACGGGCCAGGGACCTGGTGAGCTGGATTTTATCCTCAAAGGTCCTGACAATCCACAGTGCAGGGAAGTCAGAG TTCGAAAAGATCCAAAAGCTGACTGGTGCCCCCCACACGCCTGTCCCCGTGCCGGACTTCCTGTTTGAAATTGAATACTCCAACTCAGCGAACGCCAAATTTTATGAGACCAAAGGAGAACGGGACCTAATCTACGCCTTCCACGGGAGCCGCCTCGAAAACTTCCATTCCATCATCCACAATGGGCTGCATTGCCACCTGAACAAG ACGTCCTTGTTTGGGGAAGGGACCTACCTCACCAGTGACTTGAGCCTGGCCCTCATTTATAGCCCCCACGGCCTGGGATGGCAGCGCAGCCTCCTTGGCCCCCTCCTCAGCTGCGTGGCTGTGTGTGAAGTCATCAATCATCCAGATGTCAAGTGCCAAATGAAGAAGAAGG ATTCCAAGGAGATAGATCGCAGGAGAGCGAGAATCAAACACAGTGAAGGGGGAGACGTCCCCCCAAAGTACTTTGTGGTCACCAATAACCAGCTCCTGCGCGTGAAGTACCTGCTGGTGTATTCCCAGAAGCAGCCCAGCAG GGCTTCCAGCCAGCTGTCCTGGTTTTCCAGCCATTGGTTTACGGTCATGATATCCCTAtatctgctgctgctgcttatCGTGAGTGCCATCAATTCCTCAGCTTTCCAGCACTTTTGGAATCGTGCAAAGAGATAA
- the PARP16 gene encoding protein mono-ADP-ribosyltransferase PARP16 isoform X4 gives MPPAGWAAVREAAGRDVLAADLRCSLFASALQSYKRDSVLRPFPASYARHDCKDFEALLADASKLPNLKELLQSSGDKDIRARDLVSWILSSKVLTIHSAGKSETSLFGEGTYLTSDLSLALIYSPHGLGWQRSLLGPLLSCVAVCEVINHPDVKCQMKKKDSKEIDRRRARIKHSEGGDVPPKYFVVTNNQLLRVKYLLVYSQKQPSRASSQLSWFSSHWFTVMISLYLLLLLIVSAINSSAFQHFWNRAKR, from the exons ATGCCGCCGGCAGGCTGGGCGGCCGTCAGGGAGGCGGCGGGCCGCGACGTCTTGGCCGCCGACCTCCGGTGCAGCCTCTTCGCCTCGGCGCTGCAGAGCTACAAGCGCGACTCGGTGCTGCGGCCCTTCCCCGCGTCCTATGCCCGCCACGACTGCAAGGACTTTGAGGCCCTG CTTGCAGATGCCAGCAAGTTACCCAACCTGAAAGAACTTCTCCAGTCCTCTGGAGACAAAGACATACGGGCCAGGGACCTGGTGAGCTGGATTTTATCCTCAAAGGTCCTGACAATCCACAGTGCAGGGAAGTCAGAG ACGTCCTTGTTTGGGGAAGGGACCTACCTCACCAGTGACTTGAGCCTGGCCCTCATTTATAGCCCCCACGGCCTGGGATGGCAGCGCAGCCTCCTTGGCCCCCTCCTCAGCTGCGTGGCTGTGTGTGAAGTCATCAATCATCCAGATGTCAAGTGCCAAATGAAGAAGAAGG ATTCCAAGGAGATAGATCGCAGGAGAGCGAGAATCAAACACAGTGAAGGGGGAGACGTCCCCCCAAAGTACTTTGTGGTCACCAATAACCAGCTCCTGCGCGTGAAGTACCTGCTGGTGTATTCCCAGAAGCAGCCCAGCAG GGCTTCCAGCCAGCTGTCCTGGTTTTCCAGCCATTGGTTTACGGTCATGATATCCCTAtatctgctgctgctgcttatCGTGAGTGCCATCAATTCCTCAGCTTTCCAGCACTTTTGGAATCGTGCAAAGAGATAA
- the PARP16 gene encoding protein mono-ADP-ribosyltransferase PARP16 isoform X5, with the protein MPPAGWAAVREAAGRDVLAADLRCSLFASALQSYKRDSVLRPFPASYARHDCKDFEALTSLFGEGTYLTSDLSLALIYSPHGLGWQRSLLGPLLSCVAVCEVINHPDVKCQMKKKDSKEIDRRRARIKHSEGGDVPPKYFVVTNNQLLRVKYLLVYSQKQPSRASSQLSWFSSHWFTVMISLYLLLLLIVSAINSSAFQHFWNRAKR; encoded by the exons ATGCCGCCGGCAGGCTGGGCGGCCGTCAGGGAGGCGGCGGGCCGCGACGTCTTGGCCGCCGACCTCCGGTGCAGCCTCTTCGCCTCGGCGCTGCAGAGCTACAAGCGCGACTCGGTGCTGCGGCCCTTCCCCGCGTCCTATGCCCGCCACGACTGCAAGGACTTTGAGGCCCTG ACGTCCTTGTTTGGGGAAGGGACCTACCTCACCAGTGACTTGAGCCTGGCCCTCATTTATAGCCCCCACGGCCTGGGATGGCAGCGCAGCCTCCTTGGCCCCCTCCTCAGCTGCGTGGCTGTGTGTGAAGTCATCAATCATCCAGATGTCAAGTGCCAAATGAAGAAGAAGG ATTCCAAGGAGATAGATCGCAGGAGAGCGAGAATCAAACACAGTGAAGGGGGAGACGTCCCCCCAAAGTACTTTGTGGTCACCAATAACCAGCTCCTGCGCGTGAAGTACCTGCTGGTGTATTCCCAGAAGCAGCCCAGCAG GGCTTCCAGCCAGCTGTCCTGGTTTTCCAGCCATTGGTTTACGGTCATGATATCCCTAtatctgctgctgctgcttatCGTGAGTGCCATCAATTCCTCAGCTTTCCAGCACTTTTGGAATCGTGCAAAGAGATAA
- the PARP16 gene encoding protein mono-ADP-ribosyltransferase PARP16 isoform X3, with product MPPAGWAAVREAAGRDVLAADLRCSLFASALQSYKRDSVLRPFPASYARHDCKDFEALFEKIQKLTGAPHTPVPVPDFLFEIEYSNSANAKFYETKGERDLIYAFHGSRLENFHSIIHNGLHCHLNKTSLFGEGTYLTSDLSLALIYSPHGLGWQRSLLGPLLSCVAVCEVINHPDVKCQMKKKDSKEIDRRRARIKHSEGGDVPPKYFVVTNNQLLRVKYLLVYSQKQPSRASSQLSWFSSHWFTVMISLYLLLLLIVSAINSSAFQHFWNRAKR from the exons ATGCCGCCGGCAGGCTGGGCGGCCGTCAGGGAGGCGGCGGGCCGCGACGTCTTGGCCGCCGACCTCCGGTGCAGCCTCTTCGCCTCGGCGCTGCAGAGCTACAAGCGCGACTCGGTGCTGCGGCCCTTCCCCGCGTCCTATGCCCGCCACGACTGCAAGGACTTTGAGGCCCTG TTCGAAAAGATCCAAAAGCTGACTGGTGCCCCCCACACGCCTGTCCCCGTGCCGGACTTCCTGTTTGAAATTGAATACTCCAACTCAGCGAACGCCAAATTTTATGAGACCAAAGGAGAACGGGACCTAATCTACGCCTTCCACGGGAGCCGCCTCGAAAACTTCCATTCCATCATCCACAATGGGCTGCATTGCCACCTGAACAAG ACGTCCTTGTTTGGGGAAGGGACCTACCTCACCAGTGACTTGAGCCTGGCCCTCATTTATAGCCCCCACGGCCTGGGATGGCAGCGCAGCCTCCTTGGCCCCCTCCTCAGCTGCGTGGCTGTGTGTGAAGTCATCAATCATCCAGATGTCAAGTGCCAAATGAAGAAGAAGG ATTCCAAGGAGATAGATCGCAGGAGAGCGAGAATCAAACACAGTGAAGGGGGAGACGTCCCCCCAAAGTACTTTGTGGTCACCAATAACCAGCTCCTGCGCGTGAAGTACCTGCTGGTGTATTCCCAGAAGCAGCCCAGCAG GGCTTCCAGCCAGCTGTCCTGGTTTTCCAGCCATTGGTTTACGGTCATGATATCCCTAtatctgctgctgctgcttatCGTGAGTGCCATCAATTCCTCAGCTTTCCAGCACTTTTGGAATCGTGCAAAGAGATAA
- the PARP16 gene encoding protein mono-ADP-ribosyltransferase PARP16 isoform X2, which produces MPPAGWAAVREAAGRDVLAADLRCSLFASALQSYKRDSVLRPFPASYARHDCKDFEALLADASKLPNLKELLQSSGDKDIRARDLFEKIQKLTGAPHTPVPVPDFLFEIEYSNSANAKFYETKGERDLIYAFHGSRLENFHSIIHNGLHCHLNKTSLFGEGTYLTSDLSLALIYSPHGLGWQRSLLGPLLSCVAVCEVINHPDVKCQMKKKDSKEIDRRRARIKHSEGGDVPPKYFVVTNNQLLRVKYLLVYSQKQPSRASSQLSWFSSHWFTVMISLYLLLLLIVSAINSSAFQHFWNRAKR; this is translated from the exons ATGCCGCCGGCAGGCTGGGCGGCCGTCAGGGAGGCGGCGGGCCGCGACGTCTTGGCCGCCGACCTCCGGTGCAGCCTCTTCGCCTCGGCGCTGCAGAGCTACAAGCGCGACTCGGTGCTGCGGCCCTTCCCCGCGTCCTATGCCCGCCACGACTGCAAGGACTTTGAGGCCCTG CTTGCAGATGCCAGCAAGTTACCCAACCTGAAAGAACTTCTCCAGTCCTCTGGAGACAAAGACATACGGGCCAGGGACCTG TTCGAAAAGATCCAAAAGCTGACTGGTGCCCCCCACACGCCTGTCCCCGTGCCGGACTTCCTGTTTGAAATTGAATACTCCAACTCAGCGAACGCCAAATTTTATGAGACCAAAGGAGAACGGGACCTAATCTACGCCTTCCACGGGAGCCGCCTCGAAAACTTCCATTCCATCATCCACAATGGGCTGCATTGCCACCTGAACAAG ACGTCCTTGTTTGGGGAAGGGACCTACCTCACCAGTGACTTGAGCCTGGCCCTCATTTATAGCCCCCACGGCCTGGGATGGCAGCGCAGCCTCCTTGGCCCCCTCCTCAGCTGCGTGGCTGTGTGTGAAGTCATCAATCATCCAGATGTCAAGTGCCAAATGAAGAAGAAGG ATTCCAAGGAGATAGATCGCAGGAGAGCGAGAATCAAACACAGTGAAGGGGGAGACGTCCCCCCAAAGTACTTTGTGGTCACCAATAACCAGCTCCTGCGCGTGAAGTACCTGCTGGTGTATTCCCAGAAGCAGCCCAGCAG GGCTTCCAGCCAGCTGTCCTGGTTTTCCAGCCATTGGTTTACGGTCATGATATCCCTAtatctgctgctgctgcttatCGTGAGTGCCATCAATTCCTCAGCTTTCCAGCACTTTTGGAATCGTGCAAAGAGATAA